Below is a genomic region from Phragmitibacter flavus.
AAACTCCGCCACCAGAGGCTTGCCCGCGTGCGCCCGCGATGTCACTGCCACGATTTCCGCCTGCGGATGCAACAGCAACAAACGCAACAATTCCCTTCCAGAATAACCACTGGCTCCGACGACGGCGACTTTAACTTTGGTAGACATGAAAGCGAGCCGTGAAGATGCTGCGATGCGCCTTTCGCGCAAGATGATTTGCGGTGCTTTGTGCTCACTGACTACTTAAGGCACCAAACATTCAGCCCTTAAACTCTAATCTGAGCCCGATGCCATCCGGGCACGGGCTTCCACCACTTCAATGAACGCTGACTTTGATCCGATTATCCTCAGATGCCAGGAGCTGGCAAAGCCGCACCCTCAGGCGCTTCATGATCCGTGGGAGGCTGCACCTCGGCATGCGGTTGCACATTGGGAACCGAGGGTCCGCGTGCCTGCGCAAACTTGATCTTCGAACGCAATAGCAAGGTGCCCATGAAAAAATCCGCGAGAGGGAACACCACGTTGAAATTTTTGTGCATGTAACGGTGATGCAACAAATGGTGACCATTGAGGCGGAAGAAAATGCCTGAACGCTCAATGTGGCGTTTGCGGGGAAGGTGCATGCACCAGTGAATGTATTCGTAAACGACGTAGTAGCCGGTCACCGCCGTCAATGATCCGGCAAGAATCGCCCACTGACCCGCCAACAACGCCACCGGCAGCATCGGAATCTGCGCCAGCATGATCAAGACCGGACCATTCCACCAGGCCATCGGGATGGTTTCCTTATCCGACTCCTTTACCAAATGATAAGTGTGATCCGCCTTGAAAACCTTGTGATGCACCACGGCATGCGCACGAAAAGCATAATCAAACTTGCCAACTGGCTTGTGCATCACAAAACGATGAATCGCCCATTCAAAAAAAGAAGTCATCACCACCGAAATGGCGAATCCGACTGCGGACCAAAATAAGAAAGATTGCATGTGGAGTCAGTAACTGTATCTGGGCTCCAACAGGGATTTGCCCGCCGGAGGAGCGCAAAAGTTACCCTCCATTTCGCGATTTGGCAACAGGAATCACTAGCCAGTCGGCGCGTGCGATGGTCAACATTGTGACATATTTGTCTCCACCCCGACAAAGCCGCTCTTCCAGCCTCGTTGTATGTAGGCTGGACGTGAGGCCCCTTCTACAAGTAAAATCCGTCACCCGCTTCCCATATGACCGCTCCTGCCTCCTCATCTCGTCGCGACTTTCTGCGCGCGTCCGTTCTCGCCTCCGCCGTGTTCGGCTCGGAAGCCGCGCTGGTCGCCAACGACAGCCGGAAAGCGGACGGCAACTCGGGCAAGGCGCGTAACGTCATTTTCATGGTCAGTGACGGCATGAATCACGGTGCCCTCACCCTTGCCAAAAATTACCGGTCCCTCTTCGAACAAAAATCCACCCACTGGACCCAGCTTTATCGCGAACGCCCCATCGTTCGTGCCTTGATGGAAACCTTCTCGGCCAACAGCATCGTCACCGATTCCGCCGCCGCCGCCAGTGCTTGGGGTGCAGGGCATCGCGTTCAGAACGGCAAGATCAACGTGCTGCACGACGGACGCCACGCCACTCCGCTGCATCAGGTTCTGCAAAAAGCTGGCTTCAAAACCGGCCTGGTCAGCACCGCCACCATCACCCACGCCACCCCCGCCGGTTTCGCCGCCAATGCCGAAAGCCGCGCCAGTGAAGAAATCATCGCCACCCAATACCTCGACCGACGAGTCGACGTCCTGCTCGGAGGCGGTCAAAAATTTTTCAGCCCCCAGCTCTGTCAATGGTATCGCGACGCCGGTTATGATCTGGTGCAAAATCGCGACGCCCTGCTCAAACTGCCCGCTGGCAAAACCGACCGGCTGCTCGGCCTGTTCAGCGACAGCCACATTCCCTTCACCATCGACCGCAACCACGACGCCAAGCTCGCCGCCGAGGTCCCCACCCTCGCAGAACTTACCCAAGTCGCCCTCAACCGCCTCGCCCCTTCGGCCAATGGCTTTTTTCTCTTGGTTGAAGGTGCCCGCATCGACCACGCCGGACACCACAACGACGCTGCCGCCTCGATCCACGACCAGCTCGCGTTTGATGACGCCATCTGCACCGTCGTTGAATTCATCGACAAACATCCCGACACCCTGCTCATCATCACCACCGACCACGGCTGCGGCGGCATTCAGATGAACGGCGTCAACCCGACCGACAAACAAGCCATGAACCCTGGCGTCTACTCTGCCAGCAACGCCGCCTTCGAGCGCATCCGCGGTTTCAAACATTCCTTCGAGTGGATGAAACAACAAGGCGTCGATGGACTCAGCGGCCCCCGACTCGGGGACACCCTCCATCAACACACCGGCATCAGGTTCGACGAAAAAGATCTCAAGGAGCTCCAGGGCCTCAAGCTTTCCGTCGCCCCCGTGTTTCAAAAATACCACGGCATCGGCTGGACCAGCGGCAACCACACCGGAGAACTCGTCGAATTTTGCGCCCTCGGACCCGGCTCCCAACACTTTCCCGCCTACATGGAAAACCGTGAAATCCACGATCTTGTTCTCAAGGCCATGGCTCTCGCTTAGATTTGCATAAGGAAAGGCGGTCTCCAGCCCGCCTCCCAAGACGCCCAACCTCTGATGAACCCCAAAGACGATCCTGCATCACCACAACACACGTGGAAGATGGGTCGCGTTGTGCTCCAACGCGAAACCGCGCATCGCGGCGGCAAAACCGTCATCGTCATCAAAGACTTCGCCACTCACCTCCCTTTGTCAGTCATTGAAACCATCGCCAAACGCGTCCGCTCTGCCTGTGGTTGCGGAGGCACCGTGCGCGATAAACGCATCGAAATTCAGGGCGACCAAGCCGCCAAAATTCGCACCGTTCTCGAAGCCGAAGGTTTCGAAGTGCGGGGGGTGAAGTGATGATTGGCGTCATCGTCTTCCTTGGCCCTACAAAACGATTGAGGAAAACGGTTTCACCAGTCGGAGTATTACGATAAGCTTCCAGGGATGACAAACCCTAGGTTTCCATTGTTCTTATGAACATATTGCTGTAGCCTTCACCTATGAAATTGCTGACCGAATCGCACCCTTTTATTCTAAGCGCTCTCGGCGGTCTTCCCGACCAGATGGTTAAATTTCCCAGGTTCCGGTATATGGGGAGCAAGTTCAAACTATTGCCTTGGATTCACGAGGTGTTAAGCGACATTCCGTTCGAGTCGGTGACGGATGCATTTTCGGGGTCTGGAGTGGTGTCCTATTTATTCAAGTCCATGCGCAAGCAGGTGTTCAGCAACGATGCCTTGGCGTTTCCGTCAGTGCTTTCAACGGCAACTATTGCAAACAATACAACTCATTTGACTGAGAATGATCTGGAGGAACTGCTCGGTGCAAAAGCGAGGGGGAAAAGCGAGGAATTTATTCGTCAGACTTTCCAAGGGATCTTTTATACAAATGAAGAACTTGTTTTCCTGGATGATTTATGGGCGGGGATCCGGTGCATGGACGCCCCAATGAAGCAATCGATTGCGATCGCAGCTATTCTTCGATCTGCTGTTAAACGGCAACCGCGTGGTTTATTTACTGTGGCCGGTGATCCCGAGCGTTATAAAGACGGGAGAAGGGATCTCAAACTGACACTGAGAGAACATTTTATTGAGCAGGTTGGGTGCTACAACTCCGCTGTTTTTAGCAACGGGAAACGCAACACCTCAACATCAGGCGATGTGTTTGATGTCTTAGTGGGTAACGACCTTGTCTACATGGATCCTCCCTATGTTCCACTAGCTGATGATAACTGTTACATGAAACGCTACCACTTCCTTGAAGGGTTGGCTTGCTACTGGCAGGATAAGGAGATCATGACAACGTCCAAGGTGCGAAAAATCACCAAACCCTTCACACCATTCGCCTATCGCCACACTGCACTTGATGCTTTTGATCGCTTGTTTAGGAAATTTGCTGACTCTACACTTGTGCTTTCTTACTCGTCCAATGCATATCCGGACCTCGGCAGCTTGAGAAAGTTGATGCAACGCTACAAATCGTCGGTTGATGTGTTTGAAAAAACACATCGGTATCATTTTGGAAACCATGAAGCATCCAAACGCAACTTAGTGCAAGAGTATCTTATCATCGGAACTTCATGAAACGTTATCGACAGACCTTCGAAGAAATTGTCGCATCTCTTATTCCCATTGAGGCGTCTTGGCTCGATCCACACGCCGAAGGAGTGATTTTGGCCCTGAAAAATCTGCCGAAAAAACCGACCTATGAAGCTGCTGATGTAGCGGCCCTGTTGGCGGGGGATTTCGCCACCGCACTCACAACCATCAGGCTATTTTTAGATCTCTCTAAAGATGATTTCACCCACCGTATGAGGGACGCTATGGGCGAAGGCGGTATCGGGATAAAAAGATATCTATCGGATCCGCCCGCCTACTTAAATGCCCTCGACTCCATGGGTCTTTGCGAAAAGATGTCGACACTAATCCATCATCCGCCTCACTGGTCCGATGTATTGGTCGAGCGACTGAAGGGAGGACGTGGCAGTGCCATCAAGGGCCAGACGCGCGGTCGCGGCATGGAGGATTTTGTAGAAGAAATTGTCAAATCAGTGTTTGTATCCCAAGAAGTCGCCGTGCGACATCGTTTTACTGGCGCCAACGGACGCAGCACGGAAAAAGCCGATTTTTGCGTGCCCTCAGCAATGGACCCACGCATTCTAATCGAAGTTAAAGCTTACGGCGCTACTGGAAGCAAACAAACAGATGTGTTGGGCGACATTGCGAGGATTGTAGAAGAAAAAAGACACGATACGGTGCTTTTGTTAGTGACGGATGGTATTACATGGAAGCAACGTCCAAGTGACCTTCGTAAGCTGATTAGACTACAAAATGAAGGGAAAATACAGAGAATATACACCAAATCGATGTCTGAAGAGTTGCGCGAAGATTTGGAAACGTTAAAAGCGGAAATTTAACTCTGCATCAAAGCATCTTTCGGCTTTTTCTATTTCAAAGACGTTGATCTGAGACTTGAGATTGATCTGCTGTGTCTCACTGACAACAAACATACTCATCCAGCTCCGTCAGCCGCGTGTTGTCCAGCACCTCGCTCACCGTCCCCCCACACAACAGCTGCCCAACCCCGTCCCGCACGCCGACAAAAGCTACCCGATCCGCCAACTCACGAGCCTGTCTCAAATTGTGGGTCACCAAAACAATCGTATGCGTCTCCCGCAGTCGACGCACCAACCCCTCAATCGCCTCCGTGCTACGCGGATCCAAGGCACTCGTCGGCTCGTCCATCAAAATCACCTCCGGCTCCGTCGCCAAAGTCCGAGCCAAACACAAACGCTGCTGCTGCCCCACCGACAACTTCATCGCCGGTGCCTTCAACCGATCCTTCACCTCCTCCCACAACGACGCCTCCCGCAACGAACGTTCCACACACGCCTCTTCATCCGCCCGTGACATCCTCCGCAAACGCTTCGCCCCGAACAACACATTCTCCCGAATGCTCGTCGGAAAAATCACCGGCTGCTGAAACAACATCCCCACCCGCGCCCGCAACGCATCCACATCGGTCCCTGATGCAAAAATCGACGATCCGTGCAAGACAACATCCCCCGTCACCTTCAACCCCGTCAGATCCGTCAAGCGGTTCATTGCCCGCAACAAAGTGCTTTTCCCACCCCCTGACGGCCCAATAATCCCAAAAACCTCATGCCTCACCACTTCGAATGAAACCCCGCGTAACAACTCTCGCGCCCCCGCCCTCACCCCGAGCTCGCGCACGTCCAGCATCGCCGAACCAGTTCCCGCACAGCAATTCTCTGCCTTATCTTTCCTTTGATCAATCATGAAACTCCTCGTGCATTTTTAATCTCCACGGCAACGCCAGCAAACTCAGCGCAAAAACCATCCCCAACAACACCAGCGCCGCCCCCCAAAGATTCGATCCCACCGCCGGATCAAACGAATCCTGCGCCAATACAAAAATGTGATACGGCAGCGACAACACCGGGCTCTCCTTCACCGCCGTCGGCCACGTCACCCCCGCAAAAATTGTCGCCGTAAACATGATCGGTGCCGTCTCCCCCGCCGCCCGCGCCACTCCCAGCAGTGACCCCGTCACCAACCCGCCCACACTCTGCGGCAAAATCACCGACCACACCACCTGCGCCCGATTCAGCCCCAAGCCAGCCGCCGCCTCCAGATATTTCGCCGGAATCGCCTGCATGCGCTCCATCAACGCCAGCGTCACCGTCGGCAACATGCTCATCGCCAACGCGATCCCCCCCGCCAGCCACGACTTGCCCCATCCAAACCATTGCACAAACACCATAAATCCAAACAACCCAAACACGATGCTCGGCACCCCGTTCAACGTGTAAAACAGCGTCCTCATGCATTCCCCGCGCCGCGTCCCCTTCCACCACACCTGCTGCAACAACGCCAATGCCAATGCGGAAGGCGCACACAAACCCCAAGCCGACACCATTAAAATCACCGTCCCCACCGCATGCCAGAAGATCCCCCCCTCAGCCCCCCCTTGTTCCATCGCCCCCGTCAAAAACTCCCACGAAATCGCACCCCACCCCTTCACCACCAACACCCCCACCAATCCCAGCAACAAGCCCAGCACCACCAGCCCACAGGCCGAAAGCAACACCACCACCCCTCCATCGATCAATCCCCGCCGCCTATGCCTACGCATTCGCGTTCCTCCTCGACCTAAAAATCGTTCCCAACAACGTCACCACCCCTGTCAAAACCAGCAGCAACACCCCCAGCCCCATCATCGCCCCCCAATGCAAATCATCGGCATAAGCGATGCTCGTCTCCGCCCCGCCCAGCTTGCTCGTCAGCGTCTGACCCGACTCCAACAAAGGCTGCATCGACCACCACCGCTCCGGCAACTGATTGTCCTGCCGACCCACCACCAAAAACACCGCCACCGTCTCCCCCAAGGCCCGACCAAACCCCAACAACAACGCCGCCCCCATCCCTCTCGCCGCCTGTGGCAGCGCCACACTTCCCACCACCTCCGCCCGGGTCAGTCCCAGACCCCGCGCCGCCCTTCGCTGTGTCGATGGCACCGCCCGCAACGCATCATCCCCCAATGTCACCACCGTCGGCAACACCATCACCGCCAACAACAAACCCGCCGTCAACAGCGTGTCCCCACTCAACAAATCAAATGCCTCAAATGAATCATAGACCCACTCCCGCAGCAGCAAAATCCCCAGCAATCCGTAAACTACCGAAGGCACCCCCGCTAAAAGCTCCACCAACACCTTCATCCCCCAACGCAGCCGGTTCGGCAAATACTCCGACATCAACACCGCCGTCCCCAGCCCCAAAGGAGCCGCCACCAGCAGCGCCACCAGCGCCACCATCGCCGATCCATAAATCATCGCAGCCGCCCCAAACTCCTGCTGCCGGAAAAACCACCGGTTCTTCGTCACATACCCCACGCCCTCCGCCTGCCACACCGGCAGGCTCTGCCACAGGAACACCGCAAGCAAACCGCCAAATGCCAACAAAGCCAGCAGGCTGAATACCCAACAGAAAAAGCGTGTCATCTCTGGCGTCGTAGGTCCTCTGTCGTTTCGCTATTTCAACTCCGAAAGCATCAGATAACCATGCTTCTTCACCAACGCCTGCCCCCTCTCGCCCAACATGAAATCGACAAACGTTTTGGCAGTCCCAGCGGGTTCACCATTGGTCAGGAGATACAACGGACGCGACAAAGGATACCTCTTGCTCGAGATCGCCTCCGCCGTCGGCTCCACCACCTCGCCTGCCTCCGTCTTGATCCCCAAGGCAAAAATTTTCTCGTTGTCCACCCAGGTCGACGAGAGCTGGCTCACCGCCCCACGTGTCCCACCCACCTTGCTGCGCGCCTCTTCATTGCCGCCCACTTCGGGGAAATTGACCTGCGGTGCCTTCTTCGAATCGCCATACACCCAATGCGTAAACACCTCCCAAGTGCCCCGACCCGGCTCCTTGTTAAAAAACGCAATCCGCCGGTCCGCCCCGCCAAGCTCCTTCCAGTTCGTGATCCGTCCCTCATAAATGCCCGCTGCCTGCTCTTTGGTGATCGACTTCACCCCACCTTCCCAAACATCCGCCGAAACAATCATCGCCACCGCATCTTCGCCCACGTGGATGGATTTGAAGTCGCACTTCGGAAACTTCGCCTTGTCCTCATCCTTCACCGGCTTCGAGGCCATCCCAATCTGCACCAGCCCCTCTCCCAGCATGGAAATTCCTCCCGAGCTTCCTCCCTGGGTATCGATCTGAATATCCAAACCCTGCTCTTTCCTCAGCGCCTCCGCCGCTTCAGCCGCCGGCAAATTCACTGTCGTCGACCCATTGATTTTCAGAGTCTCCGCCTGCGCTGCCGCACCGACCGCCAAGCCCATCATCAACATCAAATGCAGGAAATTCTTTGTCATACATGCGCATTCACGCATATTCGCAAAAACCTCGCAAGTCAAATTCTCGCCACCCATTTCCATCCAACATGAATCGCCTCATCGCCCCGCTTGCACTTCTTTGCCTCGTCACTTCCCTGGCTCAGGCCGAAATCAAATCCATCTCCCCTGCCGACGCCAAAGCCCTCATTGAAAACCCCGACCCCTCCCAACGCCCGCATGTCATCGACACCCGCGGCGGTTACAAAGACTACTTCCGGGCTCACCTCCCCAACGCCCACCACCTCAATTTCGATACCCTTCGCGGCACTGATCACGGCGTTCCCGTGCAATACCTCCCCGACGACCTCACCCAAATCCTCCTCACCCGCGCCGGAGTCGACAAAACCCGCCCCCATCTCCTTTATGCCGATGGTGCCGCCCTTCCCAACGACGAAATCCTCAGCGCCACCATGGTTGCTTATGTCCTCGAAAAGTTTGGCGTCAATGACATCCTCATTCTCGACGGCGGCCTCAGCGCCTGGAAAGCCGCCGGATACGCCACCACCCAAGAGTATCCCGACACCAAATCCGGCAACCTTTCCACCGCTTCTCCCCTGCCCATCTCCCTCTCCGTCGACGAGGTTCTCAAGCTCAAAGACCAGCCCGGTCATGTGCTTGTCGACGCCCGTCCCATCAATGAATACCTTGGCAAAGACGACGTTTGGCTTCGCAAAGGCCACATCCCCGGAGCCATCAGCTTTCACTGGGCCAAACTCATGGCGGCTGACAACACCCACCAATTCAAACCCTTCGACAGCGTCAAAGCGGAACTCACCGCCGCCGGTCTCACCCCCGACAAAAACATCCTCGTCTACTGCGGCACCTCACGCGAGGGCAGCCTGCTACGGTTTTATCTCAAACATGTCGCCGGTTATCCCCATGTCCGACTCTACGAAGGCTCCTGGAAAGAATACGCGTCGCTCAAACAACACCCCGTCGAAACCAAAGCGAACGAGCCCAAATAGCCCTCCAAAGCGCCCCCCATTGACGTCACGCGAGAATTCCCGTATTCTTGGTGCATGAAAACCGCGCTCGCCATGGTTCTCGCGATCCTGTCCCAGGCGCTTCCCTTGTCGGCTGAAGAGAATCAAAACCCCGTCGAACCAAGCCGCTTCGACATCAGCACCCTCTCCGGCGAAATTTACAAAAACAGCCGCCTCATCAAAGTCACCCCGGCCGACCTCACCGTCATGCACGACGCAGGCGTTGCAAAAATAGGCTTCGAAAATCTCAATCCCACCTGGCAGCAAAAGTTCGGTTACGACCCCGCCAAAGCCGATGCCTATCGCGAAAAAATCGCCATCCAAAACCGCGAAGCCGAAGACCGTCGCCAGCAGCTTTCCCTCCAGCGCGAGCGCACCGAGCGCCTCGCCATCGCCAAAATTGAAGCCGAAGAACGTCGCCTCGCCGCCCAGAGCAAAGACCCCGCTCCACTCGCGCCACTGCCCGGTGAAGAAAACCGCCCGCTCCTTCCGGCTCCCACCACCACGGTCGAAATCATCCCTTCCGCCCCACCCCTTGGAGCTGTGCATGATCCCGGCATCAGCACTCGAAACAGCAGCAGCCGCAGGTGGCGTTCCGGCGACGGCATTTACAGCGTCGACGGCTATTATCCCCCGTTCATTTGGAGTTCCCCTTCCCGCCCTTGGTCTCCTCACTACCATCCCCATCACCACCATCATCACCCGCATCATCACAGCGGTTCCTTCATAAGCCCGCCCATCATTCGCATCACCCGCTGAGTTTCCAACTCTGACCTACAAAAACGGAATGAACAGCCGCGCCAGGCCGTTCCGCAGTCGCACCAACACCGGCGCCTCATCCAGCATTTTCTGGGTAATCCTCACACTGCATTCAAGACTCTCCTGAAACCTTGCGCCAAGATCGCGCGCCAGCATGTCGTCAAAGCAGGCGAGGTTGAATTCGTAGTTGAGGTGCAGACTGCGTGAATCCCAGTTGGTCGACCCGATCAATGACCACGCCCCATCGACCACCATGAATTTGCTGTGGTCAAAATGACCCGTTGCCTCAAACATCTGCACCCCATGCCGCAGCAGTTCCGGATACAGCGTGTGCGATGCCCATTGCACAAACCCAATATTGTTCTTGCTCGGCGTGATGACACTCACCCGCACCCCTCTTAAGGACGCCAACGTGAGCGCCCAGGTCAGCCGCGTATTCGGCAGGAAATACGGCGTCATGATTTGGATCTCCTCCTTCGCAGCACCAATCGCCGCCAGCATGGTGCGGATCAACACATCCGCGTCCTCATCCGGACCATCCGGCAATCCAATCGCCGCCACCTCGCCTACCGGTTCCAATGCCGGATACCATTTTTCGCCCGACAGCACCTCCTTCGCACAGAATGCCCAGTCCTCGGCAAACACCCGCTGCAACTGCCGCACCACCGGCCCTTCCACCTGAAAATGCATGTCCTGCACCGGATGCGACGGATTCGCCGCCAGCATGTTGCCCTGGCGAATGTTCATCCCGCCCGTGAATCCAACCTTGCCATCCACCACCAGAATCTTGCGATGGTTGCGCAGGTTCATGGTGAGAATGCGCAGCACAAACCGCAGTGGCATGTAACGCTTCGCAAACACCCCGCGCTTGCGCAGAATTCGCGTCACCGGAGGAAACGAATAACGCGTCCCCGCATCATCCACCAACACCCGCACCTCCACGCCCCGCTCATGCGCTTTCGACAGTTCCTCCACAAATTCTGCGCCGATCCCCTTCGCCTCAAAAATGTAACTGCACAGACTTACCGAAGTCTCCGCCGCACGGATCGCATCCAGCATCGCAAACATCGCTTCATCGCCATTGCGTAGCGACGTCACCCGGTTGCCAACGGTAAATCCAAAGCGCGAGATCCGCCCCAAAGTCGCTGCCAGTCCCCGCATCTGCGTCAGTTCCGGAGCCATCTCCCATGGATTCACCGGACACGCCGCCCCCACGTCGCCCTTACCCATTTCGGCCTCCAGATGATAACGTTTCCCCCAACGCTGCAAACTGTTGATGCCAAACAGCACATAAAAAATCGCGCCCACCACCGGCACAAAACAAATGATCACCGCCCAGAACGCGGCTGACCGCGCATCGCGATGCCGCAGCAGCACATGCCCAAACGCCACCGCCACCAGGCTGACCGCCATCGCGATCACCAGCCAATGCCATACATGTTGTAAAATCGGCCAAACTTCCGCCAAAGTCATACTTGGATCCACCTTCGCCATCGACAAGACAACCGCAAGGCGAAACACAAATGACAGCACCGTCACCACTCCCCCCTCCCGCCTTCCCAAAACTCATTGCACATCGCCCGTCCCCCGACTAACTCTCTGGCCCCATGAACCGTCTCGACCAACGCTTCGCCGACCTGCGCGCCTCCGGCAAATCCGCCTTCATCGCCTACATCGCCGCCGGTGATCCCACGCTCGAACGCACCCGCGAGATCGTCCTCACCCTCGAAAAATGCGGGGCCGACATCATCGAACTCGGCCTCCCCTTCAGCGACCCGCTCGCCGACGGCATCGTCAACCAAATGGCCGCCGACCGCGCCCTGCGCTCCGGCACCACCACCGCCAAAGTCCTCTCGTTCATCAAAGAGCTCCGCCAGGAAACCCAAATTCCCCTGGTTCTCTTCACCTACCTCAACCCCGTCTACACCTACGGTTTCGAGCGCTTCCATCAAGACGCCGCCGCCGCCGGAGTCGATGGCATCCTGCTCCTCGACCTTCCTCCCGACGAAGCTTCGCTCAACCTCGAAACCACCCTCGGCCCCAACTCCGTCGAACACCCACGTCCGGCCACCATCCGCCTCATCGCCCCCACCACCCCCGCCGAACGCATCCAGCTCATCGCCTCCAAAGCCGAGGGATTCATCTACTACGTCTCCCGCGAAGGCGTCACCGGCGCCCAGACCAGCCTCGCCACCGGCATCCAGGAGCAGGTCAAACTCATCCAGTCCGCAGGCAGCGTTCCCGTCGCCGTCGGATTCGGCATCTCCACGCCCGAACAGGCCCGCACCGTCGCCACCATGGCCGATGGAGTGGTCGTCGGCAGTGCCATCGTCAAGCTCATCGAACAACACGGCCACGCAGAAGATCTCGCCGCAAAACTCACCGCTTTCGTAAAGCCTCTTGTAGACGCCGTGAAATCCGCTTAACTTCACCGCCCTCCACACCCATGGCCTCCACACTCTCATTCTGGAAAATGAACGGCGCGGGCAATGACTTCGTCATGCTCGACAACCGCAACCTCGCGCTCAACCTCGACCGCGACGCCATCGCCAAACTCTGCGACCGCCATCGCGGCATCGGAGCCGACGGACTCCTCGCCGTCGAACCCGCCCAAGCCACCGGCGACTTCCGCATGCGTTATTACAATGCCGATGGAGGCGAAGCCGAAATGTGCGGCAACGGCGCCCGCTGCTTCGCCCGTTTCGTCAATCATCTCCACGACAACTCCCTCGAACACGTCAGCTTCGAGACCCAGGCCGGCATCATCTCCGGCGAATTTCTCGAAGACCAGGTGCGCATCAACATGAGCACCCCGCACGACCTCAAACTTCACCAGGAGCTCATCGTCGAAGGCCTGCCGCTCATCGTCCACAGCGTCAACACCGGCGTTCCCCATGCCGTCGTCCTCGTCGAAGACCTCGACCACACGGATGTCAATCGCCTCGGTGCCGCCCTCCGCTACCACGAAGCCTTCGCCCCCAAAGGCACCAACGCCAACTTCGTTCAGGTCATCGAACCCGGCTACATCCGCATCCGCACCTATGAACGCGGCGTCGAGGACGAAACCCTCGCCTGCGGCACCGGCATGGTCGCCTGCGCCCTCATCCATCACGAACTCATCGGAGCCGAATCCCCCGTCTCCGTCCTCGTCAAAGGCGGCGACACCTTGCTCATCGGCTTCGAAAAAATCGATGGCATCTACCACGACGTCACCCTTCACGGCCCCGCCGACTTCGTCTTCAACGGCGACGTCACCATTTAACCCATTCATTCATCCCAGACACCCCACCCATCATG
It encodes:
- a CDS encoding PstA family ABC transporter permease codes for the protein MRRHRRRGLIDGGVVVLLSACGLVVLGLLLGLVGVLVVKGWGAISWEFLTGAMEQGGAEGGIFWHAVGTVILMVSAWGLCAPSALALALLQQVWWKGTRRGECMRTLFYTLNGVPSIVFGLFGFMVFVQWFGWGKSWLAGGIALAMSMLPTVTLALMERMQAIPAKYLEAAAGLGLNRAQVVWSVILPQSVGGLVTGSLLGVARAAGETAPIMFTATIFAGVTWPTAVKESPVLSLPYHIFVLAQDSFDPAVGSNLWGAALVLLGMVFALSLLALPWRLKMHEEFHD
- a CDS encoding DNA adenine methylase, with the protein product MKLLTESHPFILSALGGLPDQMVKFPRFRYMGSKFKLLPWIHEVLSDIPFESVTDAFSGSGVVSYLFKSMRKQVFSNDALAFPSVLSTATIANNTTHLTENDLEELLGAKARGKSEEFIRQTFQGIFYTNEELVFLDDLWAGIRCMDAPMKQSIAIAAILRSAVKRQPRGLFTVAGDPERYKDGRRDLKLTLREHFIEQVGCYNSAVFSNGKRNTSTSGDVFDVLVGNDLVYMDPPYVPLADDNCYMKRYHFLEGLACYWQDKEIMTTSKVRKITKPFTPFAYRHTALDAFDRLFRKFADSTLVLSYSSNAYPDLGSLRKLMQRYKSSVDVFEKTHRYHFGNHEASKRNLVQEYLIIGTS
- a CDS encoding sterol desaturase family protein — its product is MQSFLFWSAVGFAISVVMTSFFEWAIHRFVMHKPVGKFDYAFRAHAVVHHKVFKADHTYHLVKESDKETIPMAWWNGPVLIMLAQIPMLPVALLAGQWAILAGSLTAVTGYYVVYEYIHWCMHLPRKRHIERSGIFFRLNGHHLLHHRYMHKNFNVVFPLADFFMGTLLLRSKIKFAQARGPSVPNVQPHAEVQPPTDHEAPEGAALPAPGI
- a CDS encoding alkaline phosphatase; translated protein: MTAPASSSRRDFLRASVLASAVFGSEAALVANDSRKADGNSGKARNVIFMVSDGMNHGALTLAKNYRSLFEQKSTHWTQLYRERPIVRALMETFSANSIVTDSAAAASAWGAGHRVQNGKINVLHDGRHATPLHQVLQKAGFKTGLVSTATITHATPAGFAANAESRASEEIIATQYLDRRVDVLLGGGQKFFSPQLCQWYRDAGYDLVQNRDALLKLPAGKTDRLLGLFSDSHIPFTIDRNHDAKLAAEVPTLAELTQVALNRLAPSANGFFLLVEGARIDHAGHHNDAAASIHDQLAFDDAICTVVEFIDKHPDTLLIITTDHGCGGIQMNGVNPTDKQAMNPGVYSASNAAFERIRGFKHSFEWMKQQGVDGLSGPRLGDTLHQHTGIRFDEKDLKELQGLKLSVAPVFQKYHGIGWTSGNHTGELVEFCALGPGSQHFPAYMENREIHDLVLKAMALA
- a CDS encoding DpnII family type II restriction endonuclease, yielding MKRYRQTFEEIVASLIPIEASWLDPHAEGVILALKNLPKKPTYEAADVAALLAGDFATALTTIRLFLDLSKDDFTHRMRDAMGEGGIGIKRYLSDPPAYLNALDSMGLCEKMSTLIHHPPHWSDVLVERLKGGRGSAIKGQTRGRGMEDFVEEIVKSVFVSQEVAVRHRFTGANGRSTEKADFCVPSAMDPRILIEVKAYGATGSKQTDVLGDIARIVEEKRHDTVLLLVTDGITWKQRPSDLRKLIRLQNEGKIQRIYTKSMSEELREDLETLKAEI
- a CDS encoding phosphate ABC transporter ATP-binding protein, yielding MIDQRKDKAENCCAGTGSAMLDVRELGVRAGARELLRGVSFEVVRHEVFGIIGPSGGGKSTLLRAMNRLTDLTGLKVTGDVVLHGSSIFASGTDVDALRARVGMLFQQPVIFPTSIRENVLFGAKRLRRMSRADEEACVERSLREASLWEEVKDRLKAPAMKLSVGQQQRLCLARTLATEPEVILMDEPTSALDPRSTEAIEGLVRRLRETHTIVLVTHNLRQARELADRVAFVGVRDGVGQLLCGGTVSEVLDNTRLTELDEYVCCQ
- a CDS encoding translation initiation factor codes for the protein MNPKDDPASPQHTWKMGRVVLQRETAHRGGKTVIVIKDFATHLPLSVIETIAKRVRSACGCGGTVRDKRIEIQGDQAAKIRTVLEAEGFEVRGVK